A window of Drosophila santomea strain STO CAGO 1482 chromosome X, Prin_Dsan_1.1, whole genome shotgun sequence genomic DNA:
GGCCGCGTACAACAACTATGCGGTCACGTAGTACTCCCGCTGCCGCTTCTGGCACTTCTCGCGCGCAATGTAGCAGAGGGCGATGGTGATCAGGAGCACTATGGTCACGCCCATGCCGATGCTCACCCACATGATCTCCTCGTTGATGCCCACGTACGAGCGTCCTGCAAACAAATCAACGTTAGGAAGACAACCTAAATAAGGAGGAGAACTCACCATTATAGTAGTGATTGGAGTAGCCGGCCTTGCCAGCCACTCGACCCGCTGGCATTTTGCGAAAAGTTCAGCCCAATGGATAGATAAATGTGCGCGCtctttgtttatgtttgttgGCCACTTGGCTCGCTGGCCAGCAAAGTTTCCACGTGCTATTTGTTGCTATTGCAGATGGTTTGGCAATTTtactttttccttttctttttcaattcgCTTGTCCTTGCTTAATGGCAATTTATGTGTGCGGCCGCATTGCGCGCTCCTCAAGGGCGTTGCTTGGCGCCAGCAGGACCTGAAATTAGTGAAGAGAAAACGCAATTAGAGCAAAACCATTACAAAagttgttttttgtgttctttttcGTGCTATTTAAATTTTCGCGGGCTGCGGTATTTTGCAGCACTGCTCCACGCGTTTTACATCACTGATGGGGAAGAGGAAGAGTCGCGTAGTCAGCTGTTTTcgagtaaataaaaatattagttttctctgatttttttgttgctcaGTTTCGGAGTTTTGCTCAAAATTAACTGCTGGAAAGTGCAAGATGGACAACTTGGAGTCTAAGGTACTGGAAGACACCAGCAAAGTGATGGAAAACAGTGAAACGGAGCGGGAAAATGACAAAATCACCGGCATTCCAGCTGCAGAAGAAGTTGTTTCCGGGACGAAGAGGGGAATAGAAGCGGAAGTCGTTGGAAGAGGGGAAGGGAGagaggaaaaggaaaaggagaaTGCATGCGAGAAAGAGACAGTGCAACGGGAAAAGTGTCGGGACCAAAACACCTGTAGATGCAGTAAGTCCGTCTCTTTCACTCTCtcccacatacatatatagccATCTCTTTTGCACTACGTTTAATTATTACGGAGCAGTGATATTAATATAAGTAAATAGCTTCCCATTAATCGTTATATATGAAATGCATTCCACTATTTACCACTTTTAAAgtagtaaaaaattaaaaagaaattccCCTGAATTTTTGTCAGTTCATAATAACCTTATCTTTAAAGCTCTCTATTACTCATTCAATTAATTGGACAGTGATAATGGAGTTCTTTGTTTAGTTTTGTGAGTTCAAACTATGAAATTTACCAAGATTACTGAATTCATCATTCGTTTCGAAAGTACAAGCAATAGCACTTTGTGTCAATCAAGAATCGTTTAAGcgttttccttttgctttccttttttccgACCAAAGATTGTGACCAGACACGCGGATCATTCGTATGCACGGATTGCTCCTGGCCAGAATCCATATCCTGGCATCCGTGATAGATTAAAGTTGCGCCCACACACAAATTGCATGAAAACGCCACGCCTGTCGTCCTTTTCCCCGCCCCCCTTCTTCCTGGCCATATCTGCTTCAGCTGCAAAAAGTTTCGCCCGagcacactgagaaaaacaaatacatattCGCACagcaataattaaataaaaaataaataagtaatagTCTTAAAGTAATAATACTTTCACTTGAAAGAAACCTTCAACTGCTGAAGGCACTACTTTTTTAACTGCATATTTATTAAAGTATTTTCCCTTTCTTACATATTTTCCACCatattttctcgcagtgcagcaGCAGACACAACAGGAAGCAGCGCCTCCTTTTGTTTCCATAGCTGCACATGCAgaagctgcaactgcagtcGAAATGAGTGCATGGGTCGCTTTTGACCAGGCCAAAAGCACCAAAgcacaaaacccaaaacccgtTAGTGAAGTTAAAGCCACacttggcatttggcattcgACTTGAATAATTCATGCCCCAAAAACGCAATG
This region includes:
- the LOC120456351 gene encoding uncharacterized protein LOC120456351, whose amino-acid sequence is MPAGRVAGKAGYSNHYYNGRSYVGINEEIMWVSIGMGVTIVLLITIALCYIAREKCQKRQREYYVTA